The Miscanthus floridulus cultivar M001 chromosome 7, ASM1932011v1, whole genome shotgun sequence genome includes a region encoding these proteins:
- the LOC136463657 gene encoding prohibitin-3, mitochondrial-like has product MLGGGQAAVSFLTRMAKVAVGLGVAASAATTSFYTVDGGERAVIFDRVRGVLPHTTSEGTHFLVPILQKPFIFDIRTRPHSFSSTSGTKDLQMVNLTLRVLSRPDVEHLPDIFNSLGLEYDEKVLPSIGNEVLKAVVAQFNADQLLTERPRVSALVRESLTQRAREFNIVLDDVAITHLAYGPEFSQAVEKKQVAQQEAERSRFLVARAEQERRAAIVRAEGESEAARLISEATTTAGNGLIELRRIEAAKEIAVVLARTPNVSYIPAGDNGQMLLGLNAAR; this is encoded by the coding sequence ATGTTAGGCGGCGGGCAGGCGGCGGTGTCGTTCCTCACGCGgatggcgaaggtggcggtggGTTTGGGCGTGGCGGCGTCCGCGGCCACCACGTCCTTCTACACGGTGGACGGCGGGGAGCGCGCCGTCATCTTCGATCGCGTCCGCGGCGTGCTCCCGCATACGACGTCAGAGGGCACTCATTTCCTGGTCCCCATCCTTCAGAAGCCCTTCATCTTCGACATCCGCACTCGCCCTCACAGCTTCTCCTCCACCTCCGGCACCAAGGACCTCCAGATGGTCAACCTCACGCTCCGCGTCCTGTCGCGACCCGACGTCGAACACCTCCCGGACATCTTCAACTCCCTCGGCCTCGAGTACGACGAGAAGGTCCTCCCATCCATCGGCAACGAGGTGCTCAAGGCCGTCGTCGCGCAGTTCAACGCTGACCAGCTCCTCACCGAGCGTCCCCGCGTCTCCGCGCTCGTCCGCGAATCGCTCACCCAGCGCGCCCGCGAGTTCAACATCGTCCTCGACGACGTCGCCATCACCCACCTAGCCTACGGGCCGGAGTTCTCGCAGGCCGTCGAGAAGAAGCAGGTCGCGCAGCAGGAGGCCGAGCGCTCCAGGTTCCTCGTCGCGCGCGCCGAGCAGGAGAGGCGCGCCGCCATCGTCCGCGCCGAGGGGGAGAGCGAGGCCGCGCGCCTTATCTCCGAGGCCACGACCACTGCGGGCAACGGCCTGATCGAGCTCAGGAGGATCGAGGCGGCCAAGGAGATCGCCGTCGTGCTGGCGCGCACACCCAACGTCTCCTACATCCCCGCCGGCGACAATGGCCAGATGCTGCTCGGGCTTAACGCCGCCCGGTGA